Proteins encoded together in one Prevotella scopos JCM 17725 window:
- a CDS encoding SGNH/GDSL hydrolase family protein — MTIRKFLFVLSLFIVFNAYAQQERWVGTWACAPQTVDKGFMPYNNQMTNRSVRQVVKVSIGGNTLRLQLSNELSSDPVEITSVYIAKALEGPEIEKNTAKYLQFSNKRRVTIPAGKAVFSDALKFNLQPLERLSITINYLKAPKEPTVHMGSRTTSYILRGVTNANTDFSKAFKEDHWFNISAIDVLDASISSVAILGNSITDGKGCVTNAQDRWPDFMSAVLNGEKSTDVQKTGVLNLGIGDNRILSVGLGAPGKERFDRDILGQRGLRAVVIFEAINDIGTSTNPAETARQLIEAYQVMIKKAHQRSLKVYMGTITPFKGCKNYYTPARDVARKQVNEWIRANKEIDGFIDFDALMRDPSAPDQLRKEWQIGDWLHPNPAGYKQMGEYAAKKI; from the coding sequence ATGACAATACGTAAGTTTTTATTCGTTTTATCGCTTTTCATCGTTTTTAATGCGTATGCACAGCAGGAACGTTGGGTAGGAACATGGGCATGTGCGCCACAAACTGTTGATAAGGGATTTATGCCTTATAACAATCAAATGACGAATCGTTCTGTTCGACAAGTCGTGAAGGTAAGTATTGGGGGTAATACGCTCCGTCTTCAATTAAGTAATGAACTATCTTCCGACCCTGTTGAGATTACAAGTGTCTATATTGCTAAGGCTCTGGAGGGTCCAGAGATAGAGAAGAATACTGCAAAATACCTTCAGTTTAGTAATAAGCGTCGCGTCACGATTCCCGCAGGAAAAGCAGTTTTCTCTGATGCGTTAAAGTTTAATTTGCAGCCTTTGGAGCGTCTGTCAATTACCATTAATTACCTTAAAGCACCGAAGGAACCTACTGTTCACATGGGATCACGTACAACGTCTTATATATTGCGAGGTGTAACGAATGCGAATACTGACTTCTCTAAAGCCTTTAAAGAAGACCATTGGTTTAATATTTCTGCCATAGACGTTCTTGATGCCAGTATTTCCAGTGTTGCCATTTTAGGGAATAGTATTACTGACGGTAAAGGATGTGTAACCAATGCGCAAGATCGTTGGCCCGATTTTATGTCTGCTGTATTGAACGGAGAGAAGAGTACTGATGTGCAAAAGACGGGAGTCTTAAACCTAGGAATTGGTGATAATCGCATTCTGTCAGTGGGCTTAGGAGCTCCAGGAAAGGAGCGTTTCGATCGTGATATACTCGGCCAAAGAGGTTTACGAGCAGTTGTCATCTTTGAAGCAATCAATGATATAGGTACATCAACTAATCCTGCGGAAACAGCACGTCAGCTGATAGAAGCCTATCAGGTCATGATAAAGAAAGCACATCAACGAAGTTTGAAAGTTTATATGGGTACGATAACTCCGTTTAAGGGCTGTAAGAATTATTATACTCCTGCTCGCGATGTAGCTCGTAAGCAGGTAAATGAATGGATTAGGGCTAATAAAGAAATCGATGGTTTTATCGATTTTGATGCCCTTATGCGTGACCCTTCAGCTCCAGATCAGTTGCGTAAAGAATGGCAGATTGGTGATTGGTTGCATCCTAATCCTGCAGGCTATAAGCAGATGGGAGAATATGCGGCAAAGAAGATATGA
- a CDS encoding RagB/SusD family nutrient uptake outer membrane protein codes for MKYSINKFTAGTLLAVAAMTASCSSDYLNVSPAESAEPSAAYANTSNARNTLNGIAKSMTVQQYYYGQGFAGENAIMRIYENLPSQNYNYNRYASGWAPIHNQDFHYRSTAKYDSYAWAYYYQIINNANALLANIDNAAGNDADRKFIKASALTFRAYAYEKLVHYYCYRWQDSNNGASQGLPLRIDTSKGELKASTLAETFAQIYKDCQDAITLFTESGVTRSTAESWIPDLNTAHAVYARAALTRQDYATALAQAKLAENNRPLMTGEAYAAGFYKPNDEWILGSYGDASEQNWYWAYGVQGACNGYYASGQSTGAGTIGHELITRIPNNDARKQLFITADKFRSINITDNAQVDQTFGILGMGNESVLTQADSIVKKHQLSGLSAAYASGYIYLDGQMKFWVTAQPGVSYVPFIRSSEMVLIEAEANYFLGNTADAQAALVKLNATTGRNASYTCTKTGTDLFNEIKDYREVELWGEGSAWSDYKRWNIPVVRHSFAEGGNAHPAVAKTIAVDFGNKWTWVVPQNEIDYNDLVRNE; via the coding sequence ATGAAATATTCAATAAATAAATTCACCGCAGGGACTTTACTTGCTGTAGCTGCAATGACAGCATCTTGCTCCAGTGATTATCTCAATGTATCACCAGCAGAGTCGGCTGAGCCTTCTGCAGCATATGCTAATACAAGCAATGCGCGTAACACCTTGAATGGTATTGCAAAGTCGATGACCGTACAGCAGTACTACTATGGTCAAGGGTTCGCAGGTGAAAATGCGATAATGCGTATCTATGAGAACCTTCCAAGTCAGAATTATAACTATAACCGTTATGCTTCTGGTTGGGCACCTATCCATAACCAAGATTTTCACTATAGGTCTACAGCTAAGTATGATTCTTATGCGTGGGCATACTATTATCAGATTATTAACAATGCAAATGCACTCCTTGCAAACATTGATAATGCCGCTGGTAATGATGCAGATAGGAAGTTTATCAAGGCTTCGGCATTGACTTTCCGAGCATATGCTTATGAGAAGTTAGTACATTACTATTGTTATCGTTGGCAGGATAGTAATAATGGTGCTTCTCAGGGATTACCATTGCGTATCGATACTTCTAAGGGAGAATTAAAGGCTTCAACACTTGCTGAGACTTTTGCTCAGATTTATAAGGACTGTCAGGATGCGATCACACTCTTCACAGAGAGTGGTGTGACGCGTTCTACTGCCGAGAGTTGGATTCCTGACTTAAATACCGCTCATGCCGTTTATGCACGTGCAGCATTGACACGTCAGGACTATGCTACAGCTTTGGCACAAGCTAAGTTGGCAGAGAATAATCGTCCGTTGATGACTGGTGAAGCATACGCAGCAGGTTTCTATAAGCCAAATGATGAGTGGATTCTCGGTAGCTATGGTGATGCAAGTGAGCAGAACTGGTATTGGGCTTATGGTGTACAGGGTGCTTGTAATGGTTACTATGCAAGTGGTCAGAGTACTGGTGCTGGTACTATCGGTCACGAGTTGATTACTCGTATTCCTAATAATGATGCTCGTAAGCAACTTTTTATCACTGCTGATAAGTTCCGCAGTATTAATATTACTGACAATGCGCAGGTTGACCAGACCTTTGGCATCTTGGGTATGGGTAATGAAAGTGTGTTGACACAGGCTGACTCTATCGTTAAGAAACATCAGCTTTCTGGACTCTCTGCAGCTTACGCTTCTGGATATATCTATTTGGATGGTCAGATGAAGTTCTGGGTGACAGCACAGCCGGGTGTTAGTTATGTTCCTTTCATCCGTTCAAGTGAGATGGTTCTCATAGAGGCTGAGGCTAATTACTTCTTGGGTAATACTGCCGATGCACAGGCTGCATTGGTCAAACTGAATGCTACTACAGGTCGTAACGCAAGCTATACTTGTACGAAGACGGGTACTGACCTCTTTAATGAAATCAAGGATTATCGTGAAGTTGAACTTTGGGGTGAGGGTTCTGCATGGAGTGATTACAAACGTTGGAACATTCCTGTTGTTCGTCATTCATTTGCTGAAGGCGGTAATGCACACCCAGCTGTTGCAAAAACAATTGCTGTAGATTTCGGTAATAAGTGGACTTGGGTAGTTCCACAGAATGAGATCGATTATAATGATCTTGTGAGGAACGAGTAA
- a CDS encoding energy transducer TonB, with product MSLSICMEGTVTAQQKNMSMKSYENEVRKDTIDTLEVKNERHKIFDCWFPPMPSFPGNIQQFLRAHLVWPAGRKNKNVEGRVVVKFYIDRNGSCSQFKVLRSLNSSFDAEALRVLKLMPKWNMSSMERGGAWYVLPVFFKKQNVQQ from the coding sequence ATGTCACTTAGTATCTGTATGGAAGGAACTGTTACTGCCCAACAGAAGAATATGTCGATGAAATCTTATGAAAATGAGGTTCGGAAAGATACAATCGATACCTTAGAAGTAAAAAACGAAAGGCATAAAATATTTGATTGTTGGTTTCCTCCAATGCCATCTTTCCCAGGTAATATCCAACAATTCCTTCGTGCTCACCTTGTATGGCCAGCCGGTCGTAAGAACAAGAATGTTGAAGGGCGGGTGGTTGTCAAGTTTTATATAGACCGCAACGGCAGCTGTTCTCAATTTAAGGTACTTCGTTCGTTGAATTCATCATTTGATGCTGAGGCATTAAGAGTGTTGAAGTTAATGCCAAAATGGAATATGAGTTCTATGGAAAGAGGTGGTGCTTGGTATGTCTTGCCAGTTTTTTTTAAGAAACAAAATGTTCAACAATAA
- a CDS encoding SusC/RagA family TonB-linked outer membrane protein codes for MEKRLMMFLVGLFLSLGTALAQTEISGTVVSSDDGQPVVGASILVAGTQTGTVTDVDGNFRLSVRSGAKLVVSYVGMLTKTVSASNGMKVTLSPDDKGLDEVVVVAYGTAKRQSITGSVAVVDSKKISDRISTTVTGALEGSAPGVQVNNSYGEPGATPKIHIRGVGTLVSGADQPLYIVDGTPFEGNIAELNPGDIESMSVLKDASSAALYGNRAANGVVLITTKKAKFSTKPNITLKMDQGFYRRGIPEYDRLGPNEWMETSWVAMRNYALSGGIVSTDAAAGTYATQHLVSDYVKRNIYDAAGNALFDANGKLIASIRPGYDDLDWQKAVERTGHRQEYSLSAGVAGDKYNIYSSAGYLNEQGYTLNSGYERFTGRINTQYTANKWLELGLNLSGTSSVRSFNSDANGTFYANPFYVTRYMAPVYPVYLHNADGTYALDADGNKQYDTTSEYLENRNLPYEMTMDMDRVRRNVLDGLFYTKISLPYGFSLTGKVDLNHATTNRQKYNNPVIGDGASNNGRLSEYANQYISYTGQELLNWDHNFDLHHVDVLLGHENYSWNRKYARVMNTNAAIEGLRALSNFVLNSDTEGYFEDYRTESYLGRLRYNYDEKYFLDFSLRRDGSSKFHKDKRWGNFFSAGVNWNIKKEKFMEKVKWVDALRARASYGEVGNDAAVNLYGYQALYYITKNGGNPALVRQKLAALDLKWETTQTFDFGVEGTLFDRLNFSLGYFDKRSKDLLFEVRFPLSAGSYYGNDLIENLTQYQNIGTISNRGFEIMLNGDVVRSKDWTWNLSFDATTLKNKVLKLPKGKDILHGQQNYSEGHSAYEWYTYHFVGVDQMTGKSLYDLDPKQEATASAAGNLVEINGTKYTTSTSQAIRKWAGTALPSVYGSFGSNLRWKDLSLSMLMTYSLGGKTMDGSYRGLMSTGSASSAAALHKDALNSWNGVPAGMTATSTNRIDPNGTPILDFNGSVDNNAVSDRWLTSSSYFIMKNIMLTYRLPKALVTKWGLGGVSVKAGVENLFTLTSRKGLNPQYSFAGGSDDTYVSARVFNFGLTVDL; via the coding sequence ATGGAAAAAAGACTAATGATGTTTTTAGTCGGTCTATTCCTAAGTTTAGGAACAGCACTGGCGCAAACAGAGATTAGCGGAACTGTAGTTTCCTCAGACGATGGACAGCCCGTTGTTGGTGCGTCTATCCTTGTTGCAGGGACACAGACGGGTACAGTAACCGACGTGGATGGTAACTTCCGCCTTTCAGTACGATCTGGTGCTAAACTAGTCGTGTCTTACGTAGGTATGCTTACCAAGACTGTTTCTGCATCTAATGGTATGAAAGTCACGCTTTCTCCTGATGACAAAGGTCTCGATGAGGTCGTTGTTGTGGCTTATGGTACAGCAAAACGCCAGTCTATTACTGGTTCTGTTGCTGTAGTTGACTCAAAGAAGATTTCTGATCGTATTAGTACAACGGTGACTGGTGCGTTGGAAGGCTCTGCTCCTGGTGTACAGGTTAATAACTCTTATGGTGAGCCTGGTGCAACACCAAAAATTCACATCCGTGGTGTGGGTACGTTGGTAAGTGGCGCTGATCAGCCTCTTTACATCGTTGATGGTACGCCATTCGAAGGTAATATTGCCGAGTTAAATCCTGGCGACATTGAGTCTATGTCTGTTTTGAAGGATGCTTCTTCTGCCGCTCTTTATGGTAACCGTGCGGCTAATGGTGTTGTCTTGATTACAACAAAGAAGGCTAAGTTCTCTACTAAGCCAAACATTACTTTGAAGATGGATCAAGGTTTCTACAGACGTGGTATCCCAGAGTATGACCGTTTAGGTCCAAACGAATGGATGGAAACTTCTTGGGTAGCAATGAGGAATTATGCCCTCTCTGGTGGTATCGTTTCTACAGATGCTGCAGCTGGAACTTATGCAACCCAGCACTTGGTGTCTGATTATGTGAAGCGTAATATCTATGATGCTGCTGGTAATGCTCTCTTTGATGCAAATGGTAAGCTGATTGCCTCTATTCGTCCTGGTTATGACGATCTTGATTGGCAGAAAGCAGTTGAGCGTACTGGTCATCGTCAAGAGTATAGCCTTTCTGCTGGTGTAGCAGGCGATAAGTACAATATCTACTCTTCTGCTGGTTATCTGAATGAGCAGGGTTATACTTTGAACTCAGGTTATGAACGTTTTACAGGCCGTATTAACACACAATATACAGCCAACAAGTGGCTCGAATTAGGTTTGAACCTCTCTGGTACTTCTTCTGTAAGAAGCTTTAACTCAGATGCTAATGGTACTTTCTATGCTAATCCATTCTATGTAACTCGTTACATGGCTCCAGTCTATCCTGTTTATTTGCATAATGCTGATGGTACATACGCTTTGGATGCAGATGGCAACAAGCAATATGATACTACATCTGAGTATCTTGAAAATCGTAACCTCCCTTACGAGATGACGATGGATATGGACCGAGTACGCAGAAACGTATTGGATGGTTTGTTCTATACAAAAATCAGTTTGCCATACGGTTTCTCTTTGACAGGAAAAGTAGACTTGAACCATGCGACAACAAACCGTCAGAAATATAATAACCCTGTTATTGGTGATGGTGCATCTAACAATGGTCGTTTGTCAGAATATGCTAACCAGTATATCTCTTATACAGGACAGGAACTTTTGAACTGGGATCATAACTTTGATCTCCACCATGTTGATGTTCTTCTCGGTCATGAGAATTATAGCTGGAATCGTAAGTATGCACGTGTCATGAACACGAATGCAGCTATCGAAGGTTTGCGTGCGTTGAGTAACTTCGTCCTAAACTCTGATACAGAAGGCTATTTTGAGGATTATAGAACTGAGTCTTATCTTGGTCGTCTTCGCTACAACTATGATGAGAAGTACTTCTTAGACTTCTCTCTCCGCCGCGATGGTTCTTCTAAGTTCCATAAAGATAAGCGTTGGGGTAACTTCTTCTCAGCTGGTGTAAACTGGAATATCAAGAAGGAGAAGTTCATGGAGAAAGTAAAGTGGGTTGATGCTTTGCGCGCTCGTGCATCATACGGTGAGGTTGGTAACGATGCTGCTGTTAACCTCTATGGCTATCAGGCACTTTATTACATCACAAAGAATGGTGGTAACCCTGCTTTGGTACGTCAGAAGCTGGCTGCTCTTGATTTGAAGTGGGAGACAACTCAGACTTTCGACTTTGGCGTTGAGGGTACGCTCTTCGATCGCTTGAACTTTAGCTTAGGATATTTCGATAAGCGTTCTAAGGACTTACTCTTCGAGGTTCGCTTCCCATTGTCAGCAGGTTCTTACTATGGTAATGATTTAATAGAGAACCTTACACAATATCAAAATATTGGAACCATCTCTAACCGTGGATTCGAAATTATGTTGAATGGTGACGTTGTACGTTCTAAGGATTGGACATGGAACCTCTCTTTTGACGCTACCACATTGAAGAACAAGGTACTCAAGTTGCCTAAGGGTAAAGATATCTTGCATGGTCAGCAGAACTATTCTGAGGGACACTCTGCTTATGAGTGGTATACTTATCACTTCGTAGGTGTTGATCAGATGACTGGTAAGTCTCTCTATGATCTTGATCCAAAGCAGGAAGCTACTGCATCTGCTGCAGGCAACCTTGTTGAGATCAATGGAACAAAGTATACTACATCAACTTCTCAGGCAATCCGTAAGTGGGCGGGTACAGCTCTCCCTTCTGTTTATGGCTCATTTGGTTCTAACCTTCGTTGGAAGGACTTGAGCTTGTCTATGTTGATGACTTACAGTCTTGGTGGTAAGACAATGGACGGTTCTTACAGAGGTTTGATGTCTACAGGTTCAGCTTCTTCTGCAGCTGCACTTCATAAGGATGCACTTAACTCTTGGAATGGTGTTCCTGCAGGTATGACAGCTACATCTACTAATCGTATCGACCCTAATGGTACACCAATCCTTGACTTCAACGGAAGTGTTGATAACAATGCGGTTAGTGACCGTTGGTTGACAAGTTCTTCTTATTTCATCATGAAGAATATCATGCTCACTTATCGTTTACCAAAGGCATTGGTAACAAAGTGGGGTCTTGGTGGCGTTTCAGTAAAGGCTGGTGTTGAGAACCTCTTCACACTCACAAGCCGTAAGGGTTTGAACCCACAGTATAGTTTTGCTGGTGGAAGTGATGATACTTATGTTTCTGCACGTGTGTTCAACTTCGGTTTGACAGTCGATCTCTAA
- a CDS encoding RagB/SusD family nutrient uptake outer membrane protein yields the protein MKRTYKNIYSLVLAAGVMLGMASCGDEFLDQRPSDGVLENEAIKSSSDLSTARIGMYAALKGSSSFNDYYGAQMFLYGEMHGEDLQYNSKYGSNRASFYYKMEYTTASNFNTSTAIWQSPYIVIQTANHIIEAVDGGKLTDKDDADAKALMGQVRAEALVLRAMATFDLTRIYGKPYTEDNGASLGVPLVTNVISASEKPSRSTVAECYAQVLKDLNEAINSGNLSKKPEVGYMGLYAAKALLSRVYLTKGDWANALSTAEDVINNSGKNLWAADEYVDAWKKDDKNHSNEMLFELSVTNNKDWNDREGIAYLYAENRPDIAGYGDVCATKSFVKLLAQDSLDVRANVFLAPYSDKKKVFNGARVYLNKMPAANGDVRYANIPMLRLSEVYLNAAEAAFRSGNTAKAALYLNDIIKNRTSDASKQVTAADVTLARILLERRKELVGEGQRFFDALRNNETITRYTNDADRGWHDVLTTDARSYSRDYYKAYAAIPGYEVDANANLKKQQNTGYSN from the coding sequence ATGAAAAGAACTTATAAGAATATATATAGCCTCGTACTTGCCGCAGGTGTAATGCTCGGTATGGCATCCTGTGGTGATGAATTTCTCGATCAGAGACCGAGTGATGGTGTTCTCGAAAATGAAGCTATCAAGAGTAGTTCAGATTTGTCAACAGCTCGTATCGGTATGTATGCAGCTTTGAAGGGCTCTTCTAGCTTTAATGATTATTATGGTGCACAGATGTTCCTTTATGGAGAGATGCACGGCGAGGATTTGCAGTATAATTCAAAGTATGGAAGTAATCGTGCATCGTTCTATTACAAAATGGAATATACCACAGCTTCTAACTTTAACACTTCTACTGCTATCTGGCAGTCACCTTATATTGTTATTCAAACGGCCAATCATATCATCGAAGCTGTTGATGGCGGTAAGTTAACTGATAAGGATGACGCTGATGCAAAGGCATTGATGGGACAGGTTCGTGCAGAAGCATTGGTGTTGAGAGCTATGGCTACGTTCGATCTGACACGTATCTACGGAAAGCCTTATACTGAGGATAATGGTGCATCGTTAGGTGTTCCTTTGGTGACAAACGTCATTTCTGCGAGTGAAAAACCTTCGCGTAGTACTGTTGCTGAGTGTTATGCTCAGGTACTTAAGGACCTTAATGAGGCGATCAACTCTGGTAATTTGTCAAAAAAGCCTGAAGTTGGTTACATGGGTCTTTATGCAGCTAAGGCTCTTCTCTCTCGTGTTTACCTTACAAAGGGTGATTGGGCAAATGCACTTTCTACAGCTGAAGACGTAATCAACAATTCAGGTAAAAATCTTTGGGCTGCTGACGAGTATGTTGATGCATGGAAGAAAGACGATAAGAATCATAGTAATGAGATGCTTTTCGAACTCTCTGTTACTAACAACAAGGACTGGAATGATAGAGAGGGGATTGCTTATTTATATGCCGAAAATCGTCCTGATATCGCTGGTTATGGTGATGTTTGTGCTACAAAGAGCTTCGTTAAGCTCCTTGCACAAGATTCATTAGATGTTCGTGCAAACGTGTTCTTGGCTCCTTACTCTGATAAGAAGAAAGTCTTTAATGGAGCTAGGGTCTATTTGAATAAGATGCCTGCAGCTAATGGGGATGTTCGTTATGCTAATATCCCTATGCTCCGTCTTTCTGAAGTTTATCTCAATGCAGCGGAAGCAGCCTTCAGATCTGGTAATACTGCAAAAGCTGCTTTGTACTTAAACGATATTATCAAGAATCGTACAAGTGATGCCTCAAAGCAAGTGACAGCAGCAGATGTTACCTTAGCGCGTATCTTGTTGGAGCGTCGTAAGGAACTTGTTGGTGAGGGTCAACGCTTCTTTGATGCACTGCGTAATAATGAGACGATAACACGTTATACGAATGATGCTGACCGTGGCTGGCACGATGTGTTGACGACTGATGCTCGTAGTTATAGTCGTGATTATTACAAGGCGTATGCTGCTATTCCTGGTTATGAGGTAGATGCAAATGCAAATCTTAAGAAACAGCAGAATACGGGTTATAGTAATTAG
- a CDS encoding energy transducer TonB, with translation MKPKKKEQTEQPCCAEPSYDLCYDTLNVDTLGAKMFETVEGLKPSFPGDLFKFIAAHLQYPPELAESSISGKVIIKFFVTPSGHCCLFRIMRSVYPYLDREALRVLKLMPAWKWERRPKQGVWQLVPVIFRLQ, from the coding sequence ATGAAACCGAAGAAAAAGGAGCAAACCGAGCAGCCTTGTTGTGCTGAACCATCCTATGATCTTTGTTATGATACATTGAATGTGGACACCTTAGGGGCAAAGATGTTTGAAACTGTTGAGGGATTGAAACCTTCATTCCCAGGTGATCTCTTCAAATTTATAGCGGCACATCTTCAATATCCGCCTGAATTGGCAGAAAGCTCAATCTCGGGAAAAGTCATAATAAAGTTCTTTGTAACCCCTTCTGGTCATTGTTGTCTGTTTAGAATTATGCGTTCTGTATACCCATACCTTGACCGAGAGGCACTCAGAGTACTCAAACTTATGCCTGCATGGAAGTGGGAAAGAAGACCGAAGCAGGGAGTTTGGCAGCTTGTACCAGTCATTTTCAGATTGCAATAA
- a CDS encoding helix-turn-helix transcriptional regulator, with the protein MRFDKLKKQLELLIILSDGRNYTVEELCERIGLSHRNFYYLLDFIKHAGFIVFKNQGCYHIDRRSPFFTQLLQAIQFTDKDVKTIYSVLTMAGNDSEMVNQLRKKLDNAYNFSISADSPVRRQMDNNMKQLQMAMAEKKTVCLVGYSSPHSHSMKDRLVEPFLFLHNNEDIRCYELVSKQNKTFKISRMTSVEILDTPWLHEDLHRQVFTDIFMFSSEERHRVKLRLGQLSHNLFKEEYPQGTYFITKNEDGSWLLDLEVCDYRGLGRFVLGLYKDIEIIEGDGFKAYMKEEIKGLAASLNLQ; encoded by the coding sequence ATGAGGTTTGATAAACTAAAAAAGCAGTTAGAGCTGTTAATTATTTTGTCTGATGGACGTAACTACACTGTTGAAGAACTGTGTGAAAGGATAGGATTGTCGCATAGGAATTTTTATTACCTGCTCGATTTCATTAAGCATGCTGGTTTTATTGTGTTCAAAAATCAAGGTTGTTATCATATTGATCGGCGTTCTCCTTTCTTTACTCAGTTGCTCCAAGCTATTCAGTTTACTGATAAGGATGTGAAGACGATATATAGTGTACTTACCATGGCTGGTAATGATAGCGAGATGGTAAACCAATTAAGGAAGAAATTAGATAATGCGTATAATTTCTCAATATCAGCTGACTCTCCTGTTCGTCGCCAGATGGATAACAATATGAAGCAATTGCAGATGGCAATGGCTGAGAAGAAAACGGTTTGCTTGGTTGGCTATTCAAGTCCACATAGTCACTCCATGAAGGACCGTCTGGTGGAACCTTTCCTTTTTCTGCATAATAATGAGGATATTCGTTGCTATGAGTTGGTCTCTAAGCAAAATAAGACCTTCAAAATTTCGCGTATGACGAGTGTGGAGATATTGGATACTCCATGGTTACATGAAGATTTGCATCGACAAGTTTTTACTGATATCTTTATGTTTAGTAGTGAGGAGCGACATCGTGTGAAGCTTCGATTAGGGCAGCTATCGCATAATCTCTTTAAAGAGGAATATCCACAAGGAACATATTTTATTACGAAGAACGAAGATGGGTCATGGCTTTTAGACTTAGAAGTATGTGACTATCGGGGGTTAGGCCGCTTTGTTCTTGGACTTTATAAGGATATTGAAATCATTGAGGGTGATGGCTTCAAGGCCTATATGAAAGAAGAAATAAAGGGACTTGCTGCTTCATTAAATCTTCAATAG